A stretch of the Nicotiana tabacum cultivar K326 chromosome 6, ASM71507v2, whole genome shotgun sequence genome encodes the following:
- the LOC107770007 gene encoding uncharacterized protein LOC107770007, which translates to MLRQVNVNLPFTEVLSQMLAYALLLKEILIKQRKMEETSVVKLTEHCSEILQNKFPQRCSDPGSFTIPYSLGNLNFDKSLCGSVASINILPLYIYRKLENEIEEIRSAPVSLQLADQTSIIPEGVVEDVLVRVATGRGILDIYDRKLMLRVDEENVTFEMNVETWVRKEKPAASVEWKVKSSKENSPVNEKDKYAV; encoded by the exons ATGCTGAGACAGGTTAATGTAAACCTGCCTTTCACTGAAGTCCTCTCACAAATGCTAGCTTATGCATTGTTATTAAAGGAGATCCTTATCAAGCAGAGGAAGATGGAAGAGACATCGGTAGtgaagctcacagagcattgtagTGAAATCTTGCAAAACAAATTTCCACAAAGGTGTAgcgatccagggagttttactataccctACTCTTTAGGCAATCTTaactttgataaatctttatgtggTTCTGTTGCCTCAATTAATATATTGCCTTTATATATTTACAGGAAGCTAGAAAATGAGATTGAAGAGATAAGGTCGGCACCCGTATCTTTACAACTAGCAGACCAAACGTCTATAATACCCGAGGGGGTAGTGGAAGATGTTTTGGTGCGGGTAg caacgggtAGAGGGATATTAGACATATAtgatagaaaactcatgcttagagtggatGAGGAGAATGTGACTTTCGAGATGAATGTAGAAACGTGGGTGAGAAAGGAGAAACCAGCTGCAAGTGTTGAATGGAAGGTGAAGAGTTCAAAAGAGAATTCTCCAGTGAATGAGAAAGATAAGTATGCGGTGTAA